From the genome of Alistipes sp. ZOR0009:
CAGATGCTTCTGGCAATGACGCTGATGATAGTCCCCAAGCAGTCGGCCATAATATCCTCGCTATAGCAGCGATCGCTGCTGAATTCGGTCTCAATTTGCTTGGCTAGGGTCAAAATAAAGGCCCTATCGTTTTCGTCGTAGGTGATAACGCCAGGGATGACGTTGGGCTGGTAGAGTATCGTCTCCATCTTATGGATCCATCTAGCCTTTTCCTGCTTGTCCTTATCCTTATGGAAGAAGTACTCCGTAAACTTGATGTATAAGAAGGAGGTTTCTTCCTCTATTTTGAAGCTGTGGGAATCGTCGGGGGTAAGCAGGAATATGCTGCCCTCCTGGTAGCTTACCACCTTTCCGTTAATATCGTGTAATCCTTTCCCTCTTTCCACAAGAATAATCTCGAAGTGGTCGTGATTGTGTACCGGGTAGGTCCATTGTTGGCTAATTATGCGTTGTACCACAATGGGAGAATGTTGCTTGAATTTGGTTGGCATGGGTTTTTACAATTTAATGCTCGAAAAATACATTTTTTATCAACGTGTGCAGCGGTATGTTTGTGAAAAAAGAAAATGAAAGATCGAGAGTATGCAGTGGTGGTTGCCCGAATAGTCTTGGGCATAAACATATGGGCGCACGGGGTGGTTCGAGTACCATCCTTAAATAGCTTTAGCGAATGGATGGTGGGGCTATATAAAGATTGCATTCTACCGCTCCCTTTGGTGCAAGCATGGAGCTATGCCGTTCCCTTCATAGAGCTTTTTTTAGGCGGATTACTCGTTGTTGGGCTCTTCTCTCGAAATGTTCTTTTGGCATTAGGAGGTTACCTCGCGGTGCTAGTTCTTGGTTCCTGCCTCATTCAAAAATGGGAGTGGGCAGCCTTTCAAATGATCTACGCGCTGTTTGTTTCCTTCCTGCTGTACAACCTTGGTTACAATGGATTTTCTATTGATAGGCTTTTGGATAGCCGAAAAGAGATTATTAAATAAAGTAGTAAGTGTATGAAAAAGATGTATCTTTTACCTGCTCTGCTTGCTGGCCTGTTGGCTACAGCTTGCGGAGAAACGAAGAGCGGTACCAACGAAGGCAAACCGGCAGCCGAGTCGACTTGGCCGAACGATGCCCAGCTCGTTATTTCCCTTTCGATGCAGTTCGAAACGGGAGGTCAGCCTGAAGGAGCAGACAGCCCCTTTTCGGGAAATAAGCTGCCAGCCGGGCAGCCCGATCTACCCGCACAAAGCTGGTTTCACTACGGAGCCGTTGAGGGTGTTTACCGAATGCTCGATTTATGGGACAAGCATGGCGTTAAGGTTACCTCGCATGTTGTTGGCCAAGCCGCAGTTCGCTATCCCGAGGTGGCAAAAGCTATTGCCAACAGGGGTCACGAGATTGCTGCCCACGGAATTCGTTGGAGCAACCAGTGGGATATGGCATACGATGAGGAAAAACAATTTATCAAGAAGGGTGTTGATACGGTGGCGGCCATAACAGGCCAACATGCCGTGGGATATAACAGCAACTGGCTGCGTCGGAGTCCCAATACGGTGAAGGTGCTGCAAGATCTGGGTTTCCTTTACCATATCGACGACTTGAGTAGGGATGAGCCCTTTATCGAGATTGTTCGTGGCAAAAAGTTTGTGGTAATGCCCTACACCCTTCGTAATAACGACATTGTCAATATCGAAGGTAAGCATTGGAGTCCCGATCAGTTCCTTAGCCAGCTAAAGGCGGAGTTCGATCAGCTTTATAGCGAGGGGGCAACTAGGCGTCGGATGATGTCGGTTAGCCTACATGACAGGATAGGAGGAACTCCGGCTGTTGTAAAGGTGATGGACGAGTTTATCCGTTACGCTAAGGAGCATAAGGGAGTTGTTTTTATGCGTAAGGTAGACATTGCCAAAATGGTGATAAACGATCCGAATACGCCCGTAGATAACTACGAGGCCGCCTACAATAATTAGAACGAAAGATTAAAAGAAGAAGAGAGCATGGAAAGAGCAGAAATTTTGGCAGCCTTCAACTTTAGGCATGCCTGCAAGGAGTTTGACAAGGGGAAGATGATCCCCAGCGAGGAATTTGAGCTAATCTTGGAGGCGGCTCGCCTTTCGCCCAGCTCATTTGGCTTCGAACCTTGGAAGTTTTTAGTTGTACAGAATCCAGCATATAGGGAGAAGCTTAAAGCGGGAGCTTGGGGGGCCACCCTGAAGCTCGATACGGCCAGCCACTTTGTGGTTGCCCTTTGCCGAAAGGCTGACATGCGCTACGATAGCGACTACATTCAGTACATGATGCGTGATGTACAGCACCATCCGCAAAATGTGATTGAAACAAGAGCCAGCTACTTTAAGGCATTTCAGGAGAAGGATTTTGATTTGACCGATGAGCGAAAGCTTTTCGATTGGGCCGCCAAGCAAGCCTATATCGCCCTTGGAAACATGATGACCGTTGCCGCGCTTCGAGGTATCGACTCATGTCCAATAGAAGGGTTCGACCAGCAGCAAACGAACGGGGTATTGGCCGACCATTTTGGCATCGATACAACACAATTCGGGGTAGCCTATATGGTTGCCTTCGGATACCGCATAGCTCAGCCTCAACCTAAAACCCGAAAACTGCTAGCTGAAATTGTGCAAACCTTCTAGATCGCTTTTCGGTTGGGATTAATTCGACATAAACGCTGTTATGCTCTTGTGTATTATGTGTTATTGAGGAGTAAACAACACAAACCCCAGAATTATTCTTCACTGTTTTATTATGAATTCATAACCGAATTAATTCCCCGAAGGCCCTCGGGAGTAGGTATGTACTAATGGTGGACTGAAAGGGAAGGAGGAACGGCCTTCCCTCAGTCTGCCTCTTTTTGCGAAGCGCATATATTTAAAAGCAACACATACATGGATCATCTTTTTAAACCTTTTCAGCTAAACGATATCGGCCTAAAGAACAGGTTCGTTATGGCACCGATGACCCGTTCGAGGGCAACTCAACCGGGCGATATTCCCAACGATCTGATGGCAACCTACTACCATCAGCGAGCCGTTGCAGGCCTTATTATTACCGAAGCAACACAGGTGTCTCTTCAAGGTAAAGGGTATGCCCGCACGCCGGGTATATACACCTCCCTGCAGGTTGATGGCTGGCGAAAGGTAACCGATAAGGTGCATAGCGCAGGCGCAAAAATCTTCCTGCAGCTTTGGCATGTAGGAAGAGTAGGGAGTCACCTTGTAAACGGACTTCAGCCCGTTGCGCCGTCGGCGGTGGCGGCACAGGGAACATCAGTTTATATCTTCGACGGAGCACCTAATGGCGACGCCACCTTTGTTCCAGTTGATACCCCACGCGAAATGAGCGCAGAGGATATTCAAAGCACCGTTGCCGATTTTGCCCGTGGCGCTGCCAATGCCATAGAGGCAGGCTTCGATGGCGTTGAGGTGCACGCGGCAAACGGCTACCTTATCGATCAGTTTCTTCGCTCCAACTCCAACCTCCGCACCGACGAGTATGGAGGCTCGGCCGAGAACCGCATTCGCCTGCTGCTACAGGTTACCCAGGCGGTGGTCGATGCGGTAGGAAAGGAGCGGGTAGGCGTACGCCTATCGCCCTTTATCAGGTTTAAGGATATGGACGATCCGGAGATACAGCCAACCATACTGCTTGCCGCCGAGCGGCTAAACGAGCTGGGTATCGCCTACATTCACCTTTGTGAGGCCGACTGGGACGATGCGCCGCAAATACCGCTCGAGTTTAGGCAGCGCCTGCGCCAGGTGTTTGCCGGGGCTATCATCGCCACGGGCAACAAAACACCCGAAGAGGGCGATCTGCTCATAGATCAAGGGCTGGTGGACTTGGTGGGCTTTGGCCGCAGCTTTATCTCCAATCCCGATTTCCCCATGAGGGTGCTGTTAAAGAAACCCTTGAGCCCCATCACCGATAGCCATACGCTTTTTGGCGGCGGCGGAGCTCACGGGTACACCGACTACCCCTTCTACCTCGAATCTGGTGATAGCATATAGCAGCAGCAGGTGCCTATCCTATTGGAAGCCCGTTAACGACAGATTTTCTGACGGGATAGACTGTACTGCATGCCACCATAGGAGTTCTTAGAGCCGCAGGTTAATGCGGCTCTTCCCTTTTTGTAGGAACACCTCTTAGCCTTCCCGATAAGGGTAGCCCTGTATCTCGTTTTTATCCTATTTAAAAAGCATTTGTGCTCGGGTTTGCTTGCAGCCATGCTGCGTAAGCAGGTTTTGCCGCATGCTGTCGAGCATAGCCGTTGGGTGTAGTCATGGCGCTGCGTTT
Proteins encoded in this window:
- a CDS encoding AraC family transcriptional regulator; amino-acid sequence: MPTKFKQHSPIVVQRIISQQWTYPVHNHDHFEIILVERGKGLHDINGKVVSYQEGSIFLLTPDDSHSFKIEEETSFLYIKFTEYFFHKDKDKQEKARWIHKMETILYQPNVIPGVITYDENDRAFILTLAKQIETEFSSDRCYSEDIMADCLGTIISVIARSICYIPDHQERAQANNSSKVNQIINHIRKSVYQASEVRIKNLADHFNMSENYISSYFKKQTGESLKTYILKYRLNLVMYRLKKSNDTISEIAYDLGFFDDSHLSRLFKQEFGVTPKEFRKG
- a CDS encoding DoxX family protein; the encoded protein is MKDREYAVVVARIVLGINIWAHGVVRVPSLNSFSEWMVGLYKDCILPLPLVQAWSYAVPFIELFLGGLLVVGLFSRNVLLALGGYLAVLVLGSCLIQKWEWAAFQMIYALFVSFLLYNLGYNGFSIDRLLDSRKEIIK
- a CDS encoding polysaccharide deacetylase family protein encodes the protein MKKMYLLPALLAGLLATACGETKSGTNEGKPAAESTWPNDAQLVISLSMQFETGGQPEGADSPFSGNKLPAGQPDLPAQSWFHYGAVEGVYRMLDLWDKHGVKVTSHVVGQAAVRYPEVAKAIANRGHEIAAHGIRWSNQWDMAYDEEKQFIKKGVDTVAAITGQHAVGYNSNWLRRSPNTVKVLQDLGFLYHIDDLSRDEPFIEIVRGKKFVVMPYTLRNNDIVNIEGKHWSPDQFLSQLKAEFDQLYSEGATRRRMMSVSLHDRIGGTPAVVKVMDEFIRYAKEHKGVVFMRKVDIAKMVINDPNTPVDNYEAAYNN
- a CDS encoding NAD(P)H-dependent oxidoreductase is translated as MERAEILAAFNFRHACKEFDKGKMIPSEEFELILEAARLSPSSFGFEPWKFLVVQNPAYREKLKAGAWGATLKLDTASHFVVALCRKADMRYDSDYIQYMMRDVQHHPQNVIETRASYFKAFQEKDFDLTDERKLFDWAAKQAYIALGNMMTVAALRGIDSCPIEGFDQQQTNGVLADHFGIDTTQFGVAYMVAFGYRIAQPQPKTRKLLAEIVQTF
- a CDS encoding alkene reductase; the protein is MDHLFKPFQLNDIGLKNRFVMAPMTRSRATQPGDIPNDLMATYYHQRAVAGLIITEATQVSLQGKGYARTPGIYTSLQVDGWRKVTDKVHSAGAKIFLQLWHVGRVGSHLVNGLQPVAPSAVAAQGTSVYIFDGAPNGDATFVPVDTPREMSAEDIQSTVADFARGAANAIEAGFDGVEVHAANGYLIDQFLRSNSNLRTDEYGGSAENRIRLLLQVTQAVVDAVGKERVGVRLSPFIRFKDMDDPEIQPTILLAAERLNELGIAYIHLCEADWDDAPQIPLEFRQRLRQVFAGAIIATGNKTPEEGDLLIDQGLVDLVGFGRSFISNPDFPMRVLLKKPLSPITDSHTLFGGGGAHGYTDYPFYLESGDSI